In Pseudobacter ginsenosidimutans, the following are encoded in one genomic region:
- a CDS encoding SUMF1/EgtB/PvdO family nonheme iron enzyme, producing the protein MNLKNLFILATCAAAVASCKNDAKKSGKSDVTGWAYNSKEQGGYQVSREKEQHTGPGLVFVQGGTFMMGATEEDVMSDWNNVPARKTVNSFYIDRTEVANIHYREYLYWINNVFDADEYRAVRDGALPDTLVWRSELAYNEPLVEYYFRHPAYNYYPVVGVTWKQAYDFCLWRSDRVNELALVQKGFINKTTLKNIQGQGSESFNSKSYLMGLTTPTPGNSVRSKKNPLKNPNGTPRTTVTFEDGIMLPNYRLPTEAEWEYAALGLVGQNPSPSRKEGKRGEELITNKQVFSWSQNVNGLRDTRRGAWQGTFLANFKRGNGDNMGVAGGLNDRAVYTAPVTSFYPNAFGLYNMSGNVNEWVADVYRPMNSVDNDDVSPYRGNYYQNDFKNKDGEFEKDSLGRVKRVYATDAESITRRNYQKANVINYLDGDSLLLGVKYGYGLTTLISDKSRVIKGGSWNDRAYWLSPGTRRYMEEDQASSTVGFRCAMDRVGSPEGNGRKTGIDYPTRRQNTRKR; encoded by the coding sequence ATGAACTTGAAAAACCTATTCATCCTGGCAACCTGCGCCGCTGCTGTAGCCAGCTGTAAGAACGACGCCAAGAAATCGGGCAAATCCGATGTGACCGGCTGGGCATACAACAGCAAGGAACAAGGTGGATACCAGGTATCCCGCGAGAAAGAACAACATACCGGCCCGGGTCTCGTGTTTGTTCAGGGTGGTACCTTCATGATGGGTGCTACTGAGGAAGATGTGATGAGCGACTGGAACAACGTTCCCGCCCGTAAGACGGTTAACTCCTTCTATATCGACCGCACCGAAGTAGCCAATATTCACTACCGCGAATATCTGTACTGGATCAACAACGTGTTTGATGCGGACGAATACAGGGCTGTTCGTGATGGCGCTCTGCCAGACACACTCGTTTGGCGCAGTGAGCTGGCCTACAATGAGCCTTTGGTTGAATACTATTTCCGCCACCCCGCATATAATTACTATCCGGTGGTAGGCGTAACCTGGAAACAGGCATACGATTTCTGTCTCTGGCGCTCAGACCGTGTGAACGAGCTGGCCCTGGTTCAGAAAGGATTCATCAACAAAACCACACTGAAAAATATTCAGGGGCAGGGAAGCGAAAGCTTCAACTCCAAGTCATACCTCATGGGTCTGACCACTCCTACCCCCGGCAACTCCGTTCGTTCCAAGAAGAACCCTCTGAAGAACCCCAACGGAACTCCAAGAACTACTGTAACCTTCGAAGATGGCATCATGCTTCCCAACTATCGCCTTCCTACAGAAGCTGAATGGGAATATGCAGCCCTCGGTCTTGTAGGTCAGAACCCAAGCCCCAGCCGCAAAGAAGGAAAACGCGGTGAGGAGCTGATTACCAACAAACAGGTATTCTCCTGGAGCCAGAACGTAAATGGCCTCCGCGACACTCGCCGCGGTGCATGGCAGGGTACTTTCCTCGCCAACTTCAAAAGAGGAAATGGTGATAACATGGGTGTGGCCGGTGGTCTGAACGACCGTGCTGTTTACACCGCACCGGTAACATCTTTCTACCCCAATGCTTTCGGTCTTTACAATATGTCTGGTAACGTGAACGAATGGGTGGCCGACGTTTATCGCCCGATGAACTCTGTGGATAACGATGACGTTTCTCCTTATCGTGGTAACTACTATCAGAACGATTTCAAGAATAAAGACGGTGAATTTGAAAAAGATTCCCTCGGTCGTGTAAAACGTGTTTATGCAACTGATGCAGAAAGCATAACCCGCCGCAATTACCAGAAAGCAAACGTGATCAACTACCTCGATGGTGACTCACTGCTCCTGGGCGTTAAATACGGTTATGGTCTTACCACCCTGATCTCGGACAAATCACGTGTGATCAAGGGCGGTAGCTGGAACGACCGCGCTTACTGGCTCTCTCCCGGCACACGCCGCTATATGGAAGAAGATCAGGCCAGCAGCACTGTCGGATTCCGTTGCGCAATGGATCGCGTAGGCAGCCCTGAAGGTAACGGCCGCAAAACAGGTATCGATTACCCAACCAGAAGGCAGAATACAAGAAAAAGATAA
- a CDS encoding UDP-N-acetylmuramoyl-tripeptide--D-alanyl-D-alanine ligase: MITIPELYKIYQQYPSVQTDTRALKKGDLYFALKGPNFNGNDFARAALEAGAAFAIVDEPPATPDERILIVEDVLSTLQHLAKHHREQFDIPFIAITGSNGKTTTKELVSTVLAAKYKTYTTQGNLNNHIGVPLTLLRIKADAEMAVIEMGANHQKEIESYCFYTLPTHGIITNAGKAHLEGFGGIEGVRKGKGELFDYLRAHNGTAFVMWDYDYLQTMSKGIPSIIRYGTSNADCTGEVAQSEPFLSVNITSGQPFTIQSKLVGAYNLPNILVAVAIGQYFGVSNEAIQSAIGNYTPSNSRSQLKTIGTNSFILDAYNANPSSMRAAIENFASLKGNDKVLMLGGMMELGPESLQEHQQIIELIKKYNWKAVVLVGGDFRKLAHPFISLENSTAAKEWLTQQNFEHTNLLIKGSRSMQMEKVL, from the coding sequence ATGATCACCATTCCCGAATTATACAAAATATATCAGCAATACCCTTCCGTGCAAACAGATACCCGCGCGCTCAAAAAAGGCGACCTGTATTTTGCATTGAAGGGCCCCAATTTCAATGGCAACGATTTTGCCCGGGCCGCACTGGAAGCAGGTGCAGCATTTGCTATCGTAGACGAACCTCCTGCCACTCCCGATGAACGCATACTCATAGTAGAGGATGTACTCTCCACTTTGCAGCACCTGGCCAAACACCACCGGGAACAATTCGATATTCCATTCATCGCCATCACCGGCAGTAACGGTAAGACCACCACGAAGGAACTGGTAAGCACTGTTCTGGCAGCTAAATACAAAACCTATACTACCCAGGGCAATCTCAATAATCATATCGGCGTACCCCTCACTCTCCTGCGCATCAAGGCCGATGCGGAAATGGCAGTAATAGAAATGGGAGCCAACCATCAGAAAGAGATCGAAAGCTACTGCTTTTATACCCTGCCCACACACGGCATCATCACCAATGCCGGAAAAGCGCACCTGGAAGGATTTGGTGGTATCGAAGGAGTAAGAAAAGGAAAAGGAGAATTGTTCGATTATCTGCGTGCGCATAACGGCACAGCCTTCGTGATGTGGGATTATGATTACCTGCAGACCATGAGCAAAGGCATTCCCTCCATCATCAGATACGGCACCAGCAATGCTGATTGTACCGGAGAAGTGGCGCAAAGCGAGCCCTTTCTCTCTGTGAATATTACCAGCGGCCAGCCATTCACCATCCAATCTAAACTGGTGGGCGCTTACAACCTGCCGAATATCCTGGTGGCTGTAGCTATTGGACAATATTTCGGCGTCTCCAATGAAGCCATTCAATCAGCCATCGGAAATTACACGCCCAGCAACAGCCGTTCACAACTGAAGACCATCGGCACCAACAGTTTCATCCTGGATGCATACAATGCCAATCCCAGCAGCATGCGCGCAGCCATCGAAAACTTTGCCTCATTGAAGGGGAATGATAAAGTACTGATGCTCGGCGGAATGATGGAGCTCGGTCCCGAAAGCCTGCAGGAACACCAGCAGATCATCGAGCTCATCAAAAAATACAATTGGAAAGCTGTGGTACTGGTAGGTGGCGATTTCAGGAAACTGGCGCATCCCTTCATCAGCCTTGAAAATTCGACGGCCGCAAAAGAATGGCTTACCCAACAAAATTTCGAACATACCAATTTACTGATCAAAGGATCCAGAAGCATGCAGATGGAGAAAGTATTATAG
- a CDS encoding CHAD domain-containing protein: MKKQKLAKVVRSYGKIIADNSRKIPGGFDMELIHDLRVAYKKLRAFVRLMQEEERSLQIPDELKLLYRSCGTVRDLQLVIKKLKDHSGIIPQFIKGLHHELFTAKELLVLHIEDIAVRKAVKEIEEGLPAELTEEMVRHFIERKVATINILLLALEHEDELHAIRKALKDLVYVKKILESDLHFNYPFSEWKNDAKLEGLTTQLGELNDAHIALSFFDTKRIEEAPAEEKTAVQQIRQQWEEEKKQQMLNAMEAVRCLDRFFKTATA, from the coding sequence ATGAAGAAGCAGAAACTCGCGAAAGTGGTGAGAAGTTATGGAAAGATCATAGCCGATAACAGCCGGAAAATTCCGGGTGGCTTCGATATGGAATTGATCCATGATCTTCGTGTGGCATATAAGAAGTTGCGTGCTTTTGTGAGATTGATGCAGGAGGAGGAACGTTCATTGCAGATACCGGATGAATTGAAACTGTTGTATCGGTCATGCGGCACTGTTAGAGACCTGCAGTTGGTGATTAAAAAATTGAAAGATCATTCAGGAATAATTCCACAGTTTATTAAGGGGCTGCATCATGAGTTGTTCACGGCAAAGGAACTGCTGGTGCTGCATATTGAGGATATTGCCGTCAGGAAAGCTGTGAAGGAGATTGAAGAAGGATTGCCTGCTGAACTGACGGAAGAGATGGTACGGCATTTTATTGAGAGGAAAGTGGCAACAATTAATATCCTGCTGCTGGCGCTGGAACACGAAGATGAATTGCATGCAATCCGGAAAGCACTGAAAGACCTGGTGTATGTGAAGAAGATTCTGGAATCGGACCTTCATTTCAATTATCCATTTTCGGAATGGAAGAATGATGCAAAACTGGAAGGTCTCACAACGCAACTGGGAGAGCTGAATGATGCGCATATCGCGCTGAGTTTTTTCGATACAAAAAGAATAGAAGAAGCGCCGGCTGAAGAGAAGACAGCGGTGCAACAAATCCGTCAACAATGGGAGGAAGAGAAAAAGCAACAAATGCTTAATGCCATGGAAGCCGTAAGATGCCTTGATAGATTCTTCAAAACAGCAACTGCCTGA
- a CDS encoding trans-sulfuration enzyme family protein — translation MSQHPITKAIRIQTERTNEMEHSTPMFLTSSFCYDDAEEMRATFADETDFNIYSRFSNPNVKEFTDKVCALEGAEAGYATASGMSAIFASFMALMKQGDHLLVCNAIFGSTHTVITKYLPKFGIEYTYFDAGKPETWESLVRPNTKMIFVETPTNPGLDLVDMEKASALAKKYNLLFNVDNCFATPIGQRPIEFGADLVVHSATKWMDGQGRVLGGVIVGRADLIKDIYLFCRSTGPSLSPFNAWVLSKSLETLDVRMERHASNALTLAQKLEHHPAIASLKYPWLPSHPQHNIAKKQMYNGGGIVCFELKGGLEAGRNFLNNLKMLTLTANLGDTRSIASHPASTTHAKLTDAERAAVNITPGLIRISVGLEKVDDILADILQALEN, via the coding sequence ATGTCCCAACATCCCATAACGAAGGCAATCCGTATCCAGACAGAGCGTACCAACGAAATGGAACACAGCACCCCTATGTTCCTCACCAGCAGCTTCTGCTATGATGATGCGGAAGAAATGCGCGCCACGTTTGCCGATGAAACCGACTTCAATATTTACAGCCGGTTCAGTAATCCCAACGTAAAAGAATTCACCGATAAGGTTTGCGCCCTTGAAGGCGCCGAAGCTGGCTACGCCACTGCGTCCGGCATGAGCGCCATCTTTGCCAGCTTCATGGCGCTGATGAAACAGGGAGATCATCTCCTGGTATGCAATGCCATTTTCGGAAGTACACATACGGTGATCACCAAATATCTTCCCAAATTCGGGATCGAGTATACCTATTTTGATGCGGGTAAACCGGAAACCTGGGAATCACTGGTTCGTCCGAATACCAAAATGATCTTCGTGGAAACGCCCACCAATCCTGGTCTTGATCTGGTGGATATGGAGAAGGCGTCTGCCCTCGCAAAAAAATACAATCTTCTTTTCAATGTAGATAACTGCTTCGCAACACCGATCGGACAGCGCCCTATTGAATTCGGCGCGGACCTGGTTGTGCATTCGGCTACCAAGTGGATGGATGGACAGGGCCGTGTACTTGGTGGTGTGATCGTAGGCCGTGCAGACCTCATCAAAGATATTTACCTGTTCTGCAGAAGCACAGGGCCCTCATTATCGCCCTTCAATGCATGGGTACTCAGCAAGAGCCTGGAAACCCTGGACGTGCGTATGGAGCGCCACGCTTCCAATGCATTGACCCTGGCACAAAAATTAGAGCATCATCCTGCTATTGCTTCACTGAAATACCCCTGGTTACCCAGCCATCCGCAGCACAACATCGCTAAAAAGCAGATGTACAATGGCGGAGGCATCGTTTGTTTCGAACTGAAAGGCGGACTGGAAGCAGGCCGAAATTTCCTGAACAATCTCAAAATGCTGACGCTGACGGCTAACCTTGGAGATACAAGAAGCATTGCATCGCATCCTGCCAGCACTACCCATGCAAAACTTACAGATGCGGAGCGTGCCGCTGTGAATATAACGCCGGGGCTTATCCGAATCTCTGTTGGCCTGGAGAAGGTGGATGATATTCTGGCGGATATATTGCAGGCGCTCGAAAATTAA
- a CDS encoding OsmC family protein, producing MIKIELERVKGDYGFEAKDAYGHTVHIDNSTEGGGSDFGARPMQLLLMGLGGCSGIDIVSILKKQRQNVEGFSMKIEGEREAGKEPSLWANVHIVFELKGEIDPQKAYKAAELSMDKYCSVAETLRRAGGSLKWSVRVNDQNIQ from the coding sequence ATGATAAAAATTGAATTGGAGAGGGTAAAAGGCGATTACGGTTTTGAAGCTAAAGACGCATATGGTCATACTGTTCATATCGATAACAGCACGGAAGGTGGTGGATCCGATTTCGGGGCGCGTCCGATGCAGTTGCTGCTGATGGGCCTGGGAGGCTGCAGCGGTATAGATATCGTTTCCATTCTCAAGAAACAGCGCCAGAACGTGGAAGGATTCTCAATGAAGATCGAAGGAGAGCGTGAAGCAGGTAAAGAACCCTCCCTCTGGGCCAATGTGCATATTGTTTTTGAACTGAAGGGAGAGATCGATCCGCAGAAAGCCTACAAGGCTGCCGAACTTTCCATGGACAAATATTGTTCAGTGGCTGAAACCCTCCGCCGCGCCGGCGGTTCACTCAAATGGTCTGTTCGTGTGAACGATCAAAACATCCAATAA